One genomic window of Mauremys mutica isolate MM-2020 ecotype Southern chromosome 5, ASM2049712v1, whole genome shotgun sequence includes the following:
- the LOC123371321 gene encoding estradiol 17-beta-dehydrogenase 11-like — MNLFVEFLLLLPIIIYTYIEAFVKLFIPVKRKSVSGELVLITGAGHGIGRATAYEFANRQSRLVLWDINKHGIEETAAECRRLGATAHDFVVDCSKREEIYSAAEKVKKDIGDVTILVNNAGVIIAADLLSTQDHQIQQMFEVNILAHYWTAKAFLPAMMNNNHGHIVTVASAAGHLATSFMVTYSSSKFAAVGFHKALTQELSALGKDGIKTSCLCPGFVNTGFVKNPSMRLMKVLEPEKVANKLLEGILTNQKMIFVPSFLKIHLILEKILPEHALAAVYKLQNIQFDAVVGYRNRVISD; from the exons ATGAATCTCTTTGTGGAGTTTTTGTTGCTTTTACCTATAATAATTTACACGTACATAGAGGCTTTTGTGAAGCTTTTCATTCCTGTGAAGAGGAAGTCTGTCAGTGGAGAGCTTGTTCTCATTACCGGTGCTGGGCATGGAATTGGGAGAGCTACAGCCTATGAATTTGCCAATCGACAAAGCAGATTGGTTCTGTGGGACATCAATAAG CATGGCATTGAGGAAACAGCTGCagagtgcaggaggctgggggccaCAGCTCATGATTTTGTGGTGGATTGCAGTAAAAGGGAGGAAATCTACAGTGCTGCAGAGAAG gtgaaaaAAGACATTGGAGATGTTACCATCTTGGTAAATAATGCAGGAGTGATTATAGCTGCCGATCTGCTCTCAACTCAGGACCATCAGATACAACAAATGTTCGAGGTCAACATTCTCGCTCATTACTGG ACTGCAAAAGCATTTCTGCCAGCCATGATGAACAACAACCATGGCCATATTGTCACTGTTGCTTCAGCAGCTGGTCACTTGGCAACTTCTTTCATGGTGACTTACAG TTCAAGCAAGTTTGCTGCAGTTGGATTTCATAAAGCCCTAACACAAGAACTTTCTGCATTGGGAaaggatggaataaaaacatCGTGCCTTTGTCCTGGTTTTGTAAATACTGGCTTTGTCAAAAATCCAAGTATGAG ATTAATGAAAGTTTTGGAGCCAGAGAAGGTTGCAAATAAACTGCTAGAGGGGATATTGACCAACCAGAAAATGATTTTTGTTCCATCATTTCTGAAGATACATCTAATATTGGAAAA GATTCTTCCAGAGCATGCCTTGGCAGCAGTGTACAAGCTGCAGAATATTCAATTTGATGCAGTTGTTGGATACAGAAACAGGGTCATAAGTGATTAG